A stretch of Telopea speciosissima isolate NSW1024214 ecotype Mountain lineage chromosome 11, Tspe_v1, whole genome shotgun sequence DNA encodes these proteins:
- the LOC122645962 gene encoding NADH dehydrogenase [ubiquinone] 1 beta subcomplex subunit 7-like — MEVEGSSKKMIATQEEMVQARVPLAYRDQCAHLLIPLNKCRVAEFYLPWKCEDERHVYEKCEYELVMERMLKMQKIREEQEKLKQHQKQGIPLIPKTANA, encoded by the coding sequence atggaggtTGAAGGATCATCGAAGAAGATGATAGCAACGCAGGAGGAGATGGTGCAAGCTAGGGTTCCTCTAGCATACAGAGACCAATGTGCCCACCTCCTGATTCCTCTCAACAAATGTAGGGTTGCGGAATTCTACCTCCCATGGAAGTGCGAGGACGAGCGTCACGTCTATGAGAAATGCGAGTACGAGCTCGTTATGGAGAGGATGTTGAAGATGCAGAAAATCAGGGAAGAACAAGAGAAGTTGAAGCAGCATCAGAAGCAGGGGATCCCTCTGATTCCCAAAACTGCCAATGCCTGA